One stretch of Planctomycetota bacterium DNA includes these proteins:
- a CDS encoding HPr family phosphocarrier protein encodes MSERGLRENGTGRHRATGGGESPGRRRSRAVGGSRIHRTARGGGFGVAAPPPWLAGARQWGLPGAEPRGGAGARDEAAFRCGTAGAADQRWTMADGRGDGKGAMVEQTVTREFVVGLAKGLHLRPADMLAREARRWRSRVEVIANRQRVDGKSILDVMTLAVESGSRVAIEVTGPDASEALDAIGGLFARNFDETGGGDEADGEPSAPDAP; translated from the coding sequence ATGAGCGAACGCGGGTTGCGGGAGAACGGCACGGGGCGACACCGGGCCACCGGCGGCGGCGAATCGCCCGGCCGCCGACGGAGCCGGGCGGTGGGTGGCTCCCGAATCCACCGCACGGCACGGGGTGGGGGCTTCGGGGTCGCGGCCCCGCCGCCGTGGCTTGCCGGGGCACGACAATGGGGGCTCCCGGGGGCGGAACCGCGCGGCGGAGCAGGGGCACGGGACGAAGCAGCGTTTCGGTGTGGGACGGCGGGAGCAGCGGACCAACGGTGGACGATGGCTGACGGCAGGGGCGACGGAAAGGGAGCGATGGTCGAGCAGACGGTGACCCGGGAATTCGTCGTCGGTTTGGCGAAGGGACTGCACCTTCGCCCGGCCGACATGCTCGCCCGCGAGGCGCGGCGCTGGCGATCCCGCGTCGAGGTGATCGCCAACCGCCAGCGCGTGGACGGCAAGAGCATCCTCGACGTGATGACCCTTGCGGTCGAGTCGGGCAGTCGGGTGGCGATCGAGGTCACCGGCCCCGACGCCAGCGAGGCGCTCGACGCGATCGGGGGGTTGTTCGCGAGAAACTTCGACGAGACGGGGGGCGGCGACGAGGCCGACGGTGAACCGTCGGCTCCCGACGCCCCATAG
- the rplU gene encoding 50S ribosomal protein L21 — MAGTGHHYAIVVDGGRQYRVMEGQEVAIDFRHLPAGSELVFDEVLAVSHAGKLTIGAPLVKGATVKAEVLGSEQGKKLFVQKFARRKNYRRRTGHRALVTRVKIASISA; from the coding sequence ATGGCCGGCACCGGCCATCATTACGCGATCGTCGTCGACGGCGGGCGCCAGTACCGCGTCATGGAGGGGCAGGAGGTGGCGATCGACTTCCGTCACCTTCCGGCGGGCAGCGAACTGGTGTTCGACGAAGTCCTGGCGGTGAGCCACGCCGGGAAGCTCACGATCGGTGCGCCGCTGGTGAAGGGGGCGACCGTCAAGGCCGAGGTGCTCGGCTCCGAACAGGGCAAGAAGCTGTTCGTGCAGAAGTTCGCCCGCCGGAAGAACTACCGCCGGCGCACCGGACACCGTGCCCTGGTCACGCGGGTGAAGATCGCGTCGATCTCGGCCTGA
- a CDS encoding UbiD family decarboxylase has translation MGFRSLQDCVRSLAAAGEVVRIDHPVDPRLEIAEIQRRLFRAGGPALLFSSPCGSSFPIVVNLFGTRRRVERIFADTLERVRRLVELKIEPQRALERPWRYWRAPLDALSMLPRRVRSGPIMAHAIALDRLPHLVSWPGDGGPFVTLPCVYSEDPAAPGTRASNLGMYRVQLAGNDYDPLHEVGLHYQIHRGIGVHHARALERGVPLRVVITVGGAPAMTVAAMMPLPEGLSELTFAGALAGHRIPMVRRPGGPAVYADADFAIEGTILPGTKPEGPFGDHLGYYARQHEFPVLRVDQVRHRPGAIWPATVVGRPPQEDTLFGWLVHELTGPVIPTVLPGVSSVHAVDAAGVHPLLLAVGSERYLPWRRSDRPAELLTQASAILGQGQLSLAKYLLIVDGLGAPGLDAHDVPAFLAHLLQRVDWQRDCHFHTETTIDTLDYSGSGFNAGSKLVVAARGPARRVLGTDMPTDVPLPSGFHSPRVCLPGIVAVGGPAIAPRPALAAPDERAIWSRCATADWTADTDRLTAAIGPDHALGAWPLVVVVDDPGFAAARLENFLWLTFTRSNPATDVHGVGAGIRHKHWGCRGPLVIDARLKPHHAPPVEEDPQVSARVDALCARGGPLHGIVE, from the coding sequence ATGGGATTCCGCTCGCTCCAGGATTGCGTCCGGTCGCTGGCGGCGGCGGGCGAAGTGGTGCGGATCGACCATCCGGTCGATCCCCGGCTCGAGATCGCGGAGATCCAGCGGCGGCTGTTCCGGGCGGGGGGCCCGGCGCTGCTGTTTTCCAGCCCGTGCGGCTCGTCGTTTCCGATCGTCGTCAATCTGTTCGGCACGCGGCGGCGCGTGGAGCGGATCTTCGCCGACACCCTCGAGCGCGTGCGGAGGCTCGTCGAACTGAAGATCGAGCCCCAGCGGGCCCTCGAGCGGCCGTGGCGCTACTGGCGGGCGCCGCTCGACGCCCTCTCGATGCTCCCGCGCCGGGTCCGCTCCGGCCCGATCATGGCCCACGCGATCGCGCTCGACCGGCTGCCGCACCTGGTCTCGTGGCCGGGCGACGGCGGGCCGTTCGTGACGCTGCCGTGCGTCTACTCCGAGGATCCCGCCGCACCGGGCACGCGGGCCTCGAACCTGGGCATGTACCGGGTCCAGCTGGCGGGCAACGACTACGATCCGCTCCACGAAGTCGGCCTGCACTACCAGATCCACCGCGGCATCGGTGTCCATCACGCGCGGGCGCTGGAGCGCGGCGTGCCGCTGCGCGTGGTGATCACCGTCGGCGGCGCGCCGGCGATGACCGTGGCGGCGATGATGCCGCTCCCCGAGGGGCTGTCGGAGCTGACCTTCGCCGGGGCGCTGGCCGGTCATCGGATCCCGATGGTGCGGCGCCCCGGCGGGCCGGCCGTCTACGCCGACGCCGACTTCGCCATTGAAGGGACGATTCTCCCCGGCACGAAGCCCGAGGGGCCGTTCGGCGACCACCTCGGCTACTACGCCCGGCAGCACGAGTTCCCGGTCCTCCGCGTCGACCAGGTCCGCCACCGTCCCGGGGCGATCTGGCCGGCGACGGTCGTCGGTCGCCCGCCGCAGGAGGACACGCTGTTCGGCTGGCTCGTCCACGAGCTCACCGGGCCGGTGATCCCGACCGTCCTGCCCGGGGTGTCGAGCGTTCACGCCGTCGATGCCGCCGGTGTCCATCCGCTGCTCCTGGCGGTCGGGAGCGAGCGCTATCTCCCGTGGCGGCGCAGCGACCGCCCCGCCGAGCTGCTCACCCAGGCCTCCGCGATCCTCGGCCAGGGGCAGCTGTCGCTGGCGAAATACCTGCTGATCGTCGACGGCCTGGGTGCGCCTGGCCTCGACGCCCACGACGTGCCGGCGTTCCTCGCGCATCTCCTCCAGCGCGTCGACTGGCAGCGCGACTGTCACTTCCACACCGAGACGACGATCGACACCCTCGACTACTCCGGCAGCGGTTTCAACGCCGGGAGCAAGCTGGTCGTGGCGGCCCGTGGCCCGGCCCGGCGGGTGCTGGGCACCGACATGCCCACGGACGTGCCCCTCCCATCGGGCTTCCATTCCCCGCGCGTCTGCCTGCCGGGGATCGTCGCGGTCGGCGGGCCGGCGATCGCGCCGCGGCCGGCGCTGGCGGCCCCCGACGAGCGGGCGATCTGGAGCCGCTGCGCCACCGCCGACTGGACCGCCGACACCGACCGGCTCACCGCCGCCATCGGGCCCGATCACGCGCTCGGCGCCTGGCCGCTGGTGGTGGTGGTCGACGATCCCGGCTTCGCCGCGGCCCGTCTCGAGAACTTCCTCTGGCTGACATTCACCCGCTCCAATCCCGCCACCGACGTCCACGGCGTCGGCGCCGGCATCCGCCACAAGCACTGGGGCTGCCGCGGTCCGCTGGTGATCGACGCCCGGCTCAAGCCGCACCATGCCCCGCCGGTCGAAGAGGATCCGCAGGTCTCGGCGCGCGTCGACGCCCTGTGTGCGCGCGGCGGACCGCTGCACGGCATCGTCGAGTGA
- the raiA gene encoding ribosome-associated translation inhibitor RaiA has translation MQINVSARHGHLSPATQSKIEAKVSRLKRYFDRLTALNVTVDLEHSAQPSVEIVASAEHFHDLVSHEVSGQLWRSIDGATQKMEQQLRKHKEKVRDHKHVQSSRHP, from the coding sequence ATGCAGATCAACGTGTCGGCCCGTCATGGACACCTGAGCCCGGCCACACAGTCGAAAATCGAGGCCAAGGTCTCGCGATTGAAGCGGTATTTTGACCGCCTCACCGCCCTCAACGTCACCGTCGACCTCGAGCACTCGGCCCAACCCTCGGTGGAGATCGTGGCTTCGGCCGAGCATTTTCACGATCTGGTGAGCCACGAGGTCTCGGGCCAGTTGTGGCGCAGCATCGACGGCGCGACGCAGAAAATGGAGCAGCAGCTCCGCAAGCACAAGGAAAAGGTTCGCGATCACAAGCACGTGCAGTCCTCGCGGCACCCCTGA
- a CDS encoding PTS sugar transporter subunit IIA translates to MKFSDFVVVDAIRSDVEATTKEAVIREMASALVDAGRIKAADLDGIVRAIMKREDLGSTGIGRGVAVPHTKHPGVGKLVGTVAVSHDGIDFDSLDGDPVQLFFLLVSPPDRPGDHLRALENISRQLRDDAFCRELKAARAPGEIQQLLEAADSHGLVP, encoded by the coding sequence ATGAAGTTCTCTGATTTCGTCGTCGTCGACGCCATCCGCTCCGACGTCGAGGCGACCACGAAGGAAGCCGTGATCCGGGAGATGGCATCGGCTCTGGTCGACGCCGGACGGATCAAGGCGGCCGACCTCGACGGGATCGTCCGCGCGATCATGAAGCGCGAGGATCTGGGGAGCACCGGGATCGGTCGGGGAGTCGCCGTGCCCCACACCAAGCACCCCGGGGTCGGCAAGCTGGTGGGCACCGTCGCCGTCAGCCACGACGGGATCGACTTCGACAGCCTCGACGGCGATCCCGTGCAACTCTTCTTCCTCCTGGTTTCGCCTCCCGACCGGCCCGGGGATCACCTCCGGGCACTCGAGAACATCTCCCGCCAACTGCGCGACGACGCGTTCTGTCGGGAGTTGAAGGCGGCCCGGGCCCCGGGCGAGATCCAGCAGTTGCTCGAGGCCGCCGACAGCCATGGCCTCGTGCCATGA
- a CDS encoding sigma-70 family RNA polymerase sigma factor has product MAEGESSQGRRIADWLDRARRGDAAARDELFAACRSYVATVARCHLQRGLAARVDPSDVVQQSLLEAHRGFDRFAGDSPGQWLAWLRGIATHNALDAARGHRVAARRDAGRERSLDGVAGFEPAADPGSSPSQRALRWEREWQLAAAVDRLADDHRRVIELRHLERLPFDEVARRMDRSAGACRMLWMRALEQLRAQLADAGVGP; this is encoded by the coding sequence ATGGCAGAGGGTGAATCGTCGCAGGGGCGGCGGATCGCCGACTGGCTCGACCGCGCGCGGCGCGGCGACGCCGCGGCCCGCGACGAGCTGTTTGCCGCCTGCCGCAGCTACGTGGCCACCGTGGCCCGCTGCCACTTGCAACGCGGGCTGGCGGCACGGGTCGATCCTTCGGACGTCGTCCAGCAGTCGCTGCTCGAGGCCCACCGCGGATTCGACCGGTTCGCGGGGGATTCACCTGGCCAGTGGCTGGCCTGGCTGCGCGGGATCGCCACCCACAACGCCCTCGATGCCGCGCGCGGCCATCGCGTCGCCGCGCGCCGCGATGCCGGTCGGGAGCGCTCCCTCGACGGCGTGGCGGGGTTCGAGCCGGCGGCCGATCCGGGATCGTCCCCCAGCCAGCGCGCGCTGCGCTGGGAGCGCGAGTGGCAGCTCGCGGCCGCCGTCGATCGGCTCGCCGACGACCACCGTCGGGTGATCGAGCTGCGCCATCTCGAGCGCCTGCCGTTCGACGAAGTGGCCCGGCGGATGGACCGCTCCGCCGGGGCCTGCCGGATGCTGTGGATGCGGGCCCTCGAGCAGCTCCGCGCGCAGCTTGCCGACGCGGGGGTGGGGCCGTGA
- a CDS encoding phosphoesterase, giving the protein MRQRLGGLAAVTVLAALAAQPARAQPPEPAEAAVGRQADDSLVTPVDQVLTPLGTLVSLPGLRPQAVALSPDGRLLVTAGKTPEVVVVDPDGGAVRQRVAPVAAPAAGTANRTAERNLAPDKKALASLTGLVFSPDGTRLFMSDVQGAVQVFAVSDGRLTALGPLPLPPARAPERAAEVPCGLALSADGTRLYVCGNLSNRLLELEAATGTVLRTFDVGVAPFDVVLVGGRALVTNLGGRRPRPGDLTGPAGKGTRVRVDPVRHVATEGTVSRIDLETGTVDEIAVGLHPSGLAVAPGGAIVVCANAGSDTLSLIDVAAGRVIETVWTKRTPAELYGAMPAALAFAPDGERLYCANSAQNAIAVFDWEPAERGVTRLLGLIPVGWHPSGVVVDAARGQLLVSNMKGLPTERRKQNGGGEGFNSHQHAGSIGLVPLPDGDLLAACSERVARNLRAGRIAASRLPPRQGVAPRAIPARIGEPSLIEHVVYVIKENRTFDQVLGDMPQGNGDPELCIFPERITPNQHAIARRFVLLDNTYCCGILSADGHNWSTSALANDYLERSFAGFPRSYPDGMEDADADALAWSSAGFIWDACLRHGRSVRNFGEFMMPRVAWKDPGRKGQPDFRACYAAWKAGGGDVTFASEPAIESLRAVSATDTVGWNMSVPDQFRADRVLAHLAACEAAGSYPNLVIICLPQDHTSGTTKDCPTPEACVADNDLALGRILEGLSRSRFWPRMALFAIEDDPQAGWDHVSGFRTTAYVASPFARRGVTVSTHYNTTSVLRTIGQILGMQPLNQFDAAATPMFDCFTDQPDLTPFAALPAAVPLDLMNGAPQSLGDPLLEAHAIASAAIDFSAVDRAPEDLLNRILWHAVKGSAAPYPEWATAATVDDDDD; this is encoded by the coding sequence ATGCGGCAGCGGCTCGGCGGTTTGGCGGCGGTGACGGTCCTGGCGGCACTGGCGGCCCAGCCGGCACGCGCGCAGCCCCCCGAACCGGCCGAAGCGGCCGTCGGCCGGCAGGCCGACGATTCCCTGGTCACGCCGGTCGACCAGGTGCTCACGCCGCTGGGCACGCTCGTGTCGCTCCCCGGCCTGCGCCCGCAGGCCGTCGCCCTGTCGCCCGACGGCCGGTTGCTCGTCACGGCGGGGAAGACACCGGAGGTGGTCGTCGTCGATCCCGACGGCGGTGCGGTGCGGCAACGAGTCGCGCCGGTCGCGGCGCCGGCCGCCGGCACCGCCAACCGGACGGCCGAGCGGAACCTCGCCCCCGACAAGAAGGCGCTGGCGAGCCTGACAGGCCTGGTGTTCTCGCCGGACGGCACGCGGCTGTTCATGAGCGACGTGCAGGGAGCGGTGCAGGTGTTCGCGGTCTCCGATGGGCGACTGACCGCCCTCGGGCCCCTGCCGCTGCCCCCCGCCCGCGCTCCCGAGCGCGCCGCGGAGGTGCCTTGCGGCCTCGCCCTGTCGGCCGACGGCACGCGGCTGTACGTCTGCGGCAACCTCTCCAACCGGCTCCTCGAACTCGAGGCCGCCACCGGCACCGTGCTCCGCACGTTCGACGTCGGCGTGGCCCCGTTCGACGTCGTCCTCGTCGGCGGCCGGGCGCTGGTCACGAACCTCGGCGGGCGCCGCCCCCGCCCCGGCGACCTCACCGGTCCGGCGGGGAAGGGGACGCGCGTCCGCGTCGACCCGGTCCGGCACGTCGCCACGGAGGGCACCGTCAGCCGGATCGACCTCGAAACCGGCACGGTCGACGAGATCGCGGTCGGGCTCCATCCCTCGGGGCTGGCCGTCGCCCCTGGCGGAGCGATTGTCGTCTGCGCCAACGCCGGATCGGACACGCTGTCGCTGATCGACGTCGCCGCCGGGCGGGTGATCGAGACGGTATGGACGAAGCGGACGCCGGCCGAGCTGTACGGGGCGATGCCGGCCGCACTGGCGTTCGCGCCGGACGGCGAGCGGCTGTACTGCGCCAACTCCGCCCAGAATGCGATCGCGGTCTTCGACTGGGAGCCCGCCGAACGGGGCGTTACCCGGCTCCTCGGCCTGATCCCGGTCGGCTGGCATCCGTCGGGGGTCGTGGTCGACGCCGCCCGCGGGCAGTTGCTCGTCTCCAACATGAAGGGGCTACCGACCGAGCGGCGGAAGCAGAACGGGGGCGGGGAGGGGTTCAACTCGCACCAGCACGCCGGGAGCATCGGGCTGGTGCCGCTTCCCGACGGCGACCTGCTCGCCGCCTGCTCGGAGCGCGTCGCCCGAAACCTCCGCGCCGGGCGGATCGCCGCCTCGCGGCTGCCGCCGCGCCAGGGCGTCGCCCCGCGTGCCATCCCCGCGCGGATCGGCGAGCCGAGCCTGATCGAGCACGTCGTCTACGTCATCAAGGAAAACCGGACGTTCGACCAGGTGCTCGGCGACATGCCCCAGGGCAACGGCGATCCGGAGCTGTGCATCTTCCCCGAGCGGATCACCCCCAACCAGCACGCCATCGCCAGGCGCTTCGTGCTCCTCGACAACACGTACTGTTGCGGCATCCTCTCCGCCGACGGCCACAACTGGAGTACCTCGGCGCTGGCCAACGACTACCTCGAGCGGAGCTTCGCCGGTTTCCCACGCAGCTACCCCGACGGCATGGAGGATGCCGACGCCGACGCGCTGGCCTGGTCGTCGGCGGGGTTCATCTGGGACGCCTGCCTGCGGCACGGCCGGAGCGTGCGCAACTTCGGCGAGTTCATGATGCCGCGCGTGGCGTGGAAGGATCCGGGGCGGAAGGGGCAGCCCGACTTCCGCGCCTGTTACGCCGCCTGGAAGGCCGGCGGCGGCGACGTCACGTTTGCCAGCGAGCCGGCGATCGAGTCGCTCCGCGCCGTGTCGGCGACCGACACCGTGGGGTGGAACATGAGCGTGCCTGATCAGTTCCGCGCCGATCGCGTGCTCGCCCACCTCGCCGCCTGCGAGGCCGCCGGCAGCTACCCCAACCTCGTGATCATCTGCCTGCCGCAGGACCATACCAGCGGCACGACGAAGGACTGCCCGACTCCCGAGGCCTGCGTGGCCGACAATGACCTTGCCCTTGGGCGGATTCTCGAAGGGCTGTCGCGGAGCCGGTTTTGGCCGCGGATGGCGCTGTTCGCGATCGAGGACGATCCCCAGGCCGGTTGGGACCACGTCAGCGGCTTCCGCACGACCGCCTACGTCGCCAGCCCGTTCGCGCGCCGCGGCGTCACGGTCAGCACCCACTACAACACCACGAGCGTCCTCCGCACGATCGGCCAGATTCTCGGGATGCAGCCGCTCAACCAGTTCGACGCGGCGGCGACGCCGATGTTCGACTGCTTCACCGACCAGCCCGACCTGACGCCGTTCGCCGCCCTGCCGGCCGCCGTTCCCCTCGACCTGATGAATGGGGCCCCGCAGTCGCTCGGCGATCCGCTCCTCGAGGCCCACGCGATCGCCAGCGCCGCGATCGACTTCTCGGCGGTCGACCGGGCCCCCGAGGACCTGCTCAACCGGATCCTCTGGCATGCCGTGAAAGGGAGTGCCGCCCCCTACCCTGAATGGGCCACGGCGGCGACCGTCGACGATGACGACGACTGA
- a CDS encoding Rne/Rng family ribonuclease, producing the protein MKQEMLINVSQPEECRIAILEDGVLEELYVERTSQDNHVGNIYKGRIVNIEPSIQAAFVDFGVGRNGFLHISDVEPQYYRQGGLDPDKAFDLGDAARAGSEAPRPAEGGAEEGDGRSRTATRRRPRLGDRPRVKPPIQDILRRGDEVLVQVIKEGFGTKGPTLSTYISIPGRYLVLMPPLGRVGISKKIDDERDRRELRDIMLDLKPPKGVGFVVRTAGTERTKSEMARDMAYLLRLWKSIVRRMRKYSAPIDIYQESDMIIRTIRDMFTEDVGRILIDEPAAYERAREFLELVMPKYAPRLQFYDGKEPLFHRYGLEDEIARIHQRKVPLKGGGSIVIDQTEALVAIDVNSGSFRTEKSAEENAYQMNLIAAKEIARQLRLRDLGGVIVNDFIDMRKEKYRRGVEKALHDAMKRDRARTKILRTSPFGLVEMTRQRIRPSLRKSIFRDCPTCTGTGMVKTAESMAIEVMRTLQLAATRTDITRLNVTVHEEVATWINNRKRREVAQFEDSVHVQLHVVGKESVSPEHLVFEAWDSSGRTLRFP; encoded by the coding sequence ATGAAACAGGAAATGCTGATCAACGTCTCGCAGCCGGAGGAGTGCCGGATCGCGATCCTCGAGGACGGCGTCCTCGAGGAGCTGTACGTCGAGCGCACCAGCCAGGACAACCACGTCGGCAACATCTACAAGGGGCGGATCGTCAACATCGAGCCCTCGATCCAGGCGGCGTTCGTCGACTTCGGCGTGGGCCGCAACGGCTTCCTCCACATCTCCGACGTCGAACCGCAGTACTACCGCCAGGGAGGGCTCGACCCCGACAAGGCGTTCGACCTCGGTGACGCGGCGCGCGCGGGGAGCGAAGCACCGCGCCCCGCCGAGGGGGGCGCCGAGGAGGGAGATGGGCGATCCCGGACGGCCACGCGGCGGCGTCCGCGGCTCGGCGACCGTCCGCGGGTCAAGCCGCCGATCCAGGACATCCTCCGGCGTGGCGACGAAGTCCTCGTCCAGGTCATCAAGGAGGGTTTCGGCACCAAGGGGCCGACGCTGTCGACCTACATTTCGATCCCCGGCCGGTACCTCGTGCTCATGCCGCCGCTGGGACGCGTCGGGATCTCGAAGAAGATCGACGACGAACGCGACCGGCGCGAGCTGCGCGACATCATGCTCGACCTCAAGCCGCCGAAGGGGGTCGGGTTCGTGGTCCGCACGGCCGGGACGGAACGGACCAAGTCGGAGATGGCCCGCGACATGGCCTACCTCCTCCGCCTCTGGAAGAGCATCGTGCGGCGGATGCGGAAGTATTCCGCGCCGATCGACATCTACCAGGAAAGCGACATGATCATCCGCACGATCCGTGACATGTTCACGGAGGACGTCGGGCGGATCCTGATCGACGAGCCGGCCGCCTACGAGCGGGCCCGCGAGTTCCTCGAGCTGGTGATGCCGAAATACGCCCCACGGCTGCAGTTCTACGACGGCAAGGAACCGCTGTTCCACCGCTACGGCCTCGAGGACGAGATCGCCCGGATCCACCAGCGCAAGGTGCCGCTCAAGGGAGGCGGGTCGATCGTCATCGACCAGACCGAGGCGCTGGTGGCGATCGATGTCAACTCCGGCTCGTTCCGCACCGAGAAGAGTGCCGAGGAGAACGCCTACCAGATGAACCTGATCGCCGCCAAGGAGATCGCCAGGCAGCTCCGCCTCCGCGACCTCGGTGGCGTGATCGTCAACGACTTCATCGACATGCGCAAGGAGAAGTACCGGCGTGGCGTCGAGAAGGCGCTCCACGACGCCATGAAGCGCGACCGGGCGCGCACCAAGATCCTCCGCACCAGCCCCTTCGGCCTGGTGGAGATGACGCGGCAGCGGATCCGGCCGTCGCTGCGGAAGAGCATCTTCCGCGACTGCCCGACCTGCACCGGCACCGGAATGGTGAAGACGGCCGAGAGCATGGCGATCGAGGTGATGCGGACGCTACAGCTGGCGGCCACGCGGACCGACATCACCCGCCTCAACGTCACGGTGCACGAGGAGGTGGCGACCTGGATCAACAACCGGAAGCGGCGCGAGGTGGCGCAGTTCGAGGACTCGGTCCACGTCCAGCTCCACGTCGTCGGCAAGGAGAGCGTGTCGCCGGAGCATCTGGTGTTCGAGGCCTGGGACTCGTCGGGCCGCACGCTGCGGTTTCCCTGA
- a CDS encoding OsmC family protein → MVTITSTYQGGLRCRAVHGPSGATLLTDAPVDNHGRGESFSPTDLVATALGTCMMTIMGIVADRHGIDLAGTTAETTKEMSTSPPRRIATLRTRITVPLPADHPQRELLERAALGCPVHESLGGGIESPVEFVWRG, encoded by the coding sequence ATGGTCACGATCACCAGCACGTACCAGGGGGGGCTGCGCTGCCGGGCCGTCCACGGACCGTCGGGGGCGACCCTGCTGACCGATGCCCCCGTCGACAACCACGGTCGCGGCGAGAGCTTCTCGCCGACCGACCTGGTGGCGACGGCGCTGGGGACGTGCATGATGACGATCATGGGGATCGTGGCGGACCGTCATGGGATCGATCTGGCCGGAACGACGGCCGAGACGACCAAGGAAATGTCGACCAGCCCGCCACGGCGGATCGCCACGCTGCGGACGCGGATCACCGTCCCGCTGCCGGCCGACCATCCGCAGCGCGAGTTGCTCGAGCGCGCGGCGCTCGGCTGCCCGGTCCACGAGAGCCTCGGCGGGGGCATCGAGTCGCCGGTGGAGTTCGTGTGGCGCGGCTGA
- the ptsP gene encoding phosphoenolpyruvate--protein phosphotransferase: MLKLQGIAVSPGVTIGEALVLDTEGFRIPRRFVARSAVDTELERLSRAVAETSAEIERNRDAIRSELGDQYAAIFSAHQAMLHDPRLQEELVSAVRDRNFWPEYAVSRTLRRYAKVFQSLDDHVAQRAHDIYDIEKSLLRHLLGQERETLAAISQPVIILAHNLTPSETANLDRRFVQGFATELGGPGSHTAIVAEGLEISAVVGLGPFLADVSGGEPVILDGNQGVVILQPDEETIARYRLEVEAARTVAARLHGLRDLPAETLDGVRVQITGNIEFPNEAEHCLARGCDGIGLYRTEFLYLTARREPTEEDHYAAYAEVARVMAGRPVVIRTLDLGADKMLTESTPEEERNPCLGLRSIRLSLRQLPMFRTQLRAILRASALGDVRVLFPLVSTIVELRQARMVLADVMEDLAEHGIPFNRDLPVGIMVETPAAVMMLDVFIKEVDFVSLGTNDLIQYTLAVDRSNKEVAELYNACDPAVLRLLQRSFDIAREAGVPANVCGQMSGSVMYTQLLLGLGLRQLSVPASAIPEVKQACRSVSVAECRVIAERALQMEGAREVKAYLTDQMRRRGAAAGAR, encoded by the coding sequence ATGCTGAAACTCCAGGGTATCGCCGTATCCCCCGGCGTCACGATCGGTGAAGCGCTGGTCCTCGATACCGAGGGCTTCCGGATCCCGCGCCGCTTCGTGGCACGCAGCGCCGTCGATACCGAGCTCGAACGACTTTCGCGGGCCGTCGCCGAGACGTCGGCCGAGATCGAGCGCAACCGCGACGCGATCCGCAGCGAGTTGGGGGATCAGTACGCCGCGATCTTTTCCGCCCACCAGGCGATGCTCCACGACCCGCGGCTGCAGGAGGAGCTCGTCAGCGCCGTCCGCGACCGCAACTTCTGGCCGGAGTACGCGGTCAGCCGGACCCTGCGCCGCTACGCCAAGGTTTTCCAGAGCCTCGACGACCATGTCGCCCAGCGCGCCCACGACATCTACGACATCGAGAAGAGCCTGCTCCGTCACCTCCTCGGGCAGGAGCGCGAGACGCTCGCGGCAATCTCCCAGCCGGTGATCATCCTCGCCCACAACCTCACCCCGAGCGAGACCGCCAACCTCGACCGGCGTTTCGTCCAGGGGTTCGCCACCGAGCTCGGTGGCCCCGGCAGCCACACCGCGATCGTCGCCGAAGGGCTGGAGATCTCCGCGGTCGTCGGGCTCGGGCCGTTTCTCGCCGACGTCTCCGGCGGCGAGCCGGTGATCCTCGACGGCAACCAGGGCGTGGTGATCCTCCAGCCCGACGAGGAGACGATCGCCCGCTACCGTCTCGAAGTCGAGGCGGCGCGGACGGTGGCGGCGCGGCTCCACGGTCTCCGCGACCTTCCCGCCGAGACCCTCGACGGCGTGCGCGTGCAGATCACGGGCAACATCGAGTTTCCCAACGAGGCCGAGCACTGCCTGGCACGTGGGTGCGACGGGATCGGGCTGTACCGCACCGAGTTCCTCTACCTCACCGCCCGCCGCGAGCCGACCGAGGAGGACCACTACGCGGCTTATGCCGAGGTCGCCCGGGTGATGGCCGGACGGCCGGTGGTGATCCGCACGCTCGATCTCGGCGCCGACAAGATGCTCACCGAGTCGACGCCGGAGGAGGAGCGCAATCCCTGCCTCGGCCTGCGGAGCATCCGCCTCTCGCTGCGGCAGCTGCCGATGTTCCGCACGCAGCTTCGCGCCATCCTCCGCGCCAGTGCCCTCGGCGACGTGCGCGTCCTGTTCCCGCTGGTCTCGACGATCGTCGAGCTGCGCCAGGCGCGGATGGTACTCGCCGACGTGATGGAGGATCTCGCCGAGCACGGCATCCCCTTCAACCGCGATCTGCCGGTCGGGATCATGGTCGAGACGCCGGCGGCGGTGATGATGCTCGACGTGTTCATCAAGGAGGTGGATTTCGTCTCGCTCGGGACGAACGACCTGATCCAGTACACGCTGGCGGTCGATCGGAGCAACAAGGAGGTTGCGGAACTGTACAACGCGTGCGACCCGGCCGTGCTGCGCCTCCTGCAGCGGTCGTTCGACATCGCCCGCGAGGCCGGCGTGCCGGCCAATGTCTGTGGACAGATGAGCGGCAGCGTGATGTACACGCAGCTTCTGCTGGGATTGGGTCTGCGGCAGCTCAGCGTGCCGGCCAGCGCCATCCCCGAGGTGAAGCAGGCGTGCCGAAGTGTTTCGGTCGCCGAATGCCGCGTGATCGCCGAGCGGGCCCTGCAGATGGAGGGGGCGCGCGAGGTGAAGGCCTACTTGACCGACCAGATGCGTCGTCGGGGGGCGGCCGCGGGCGCACGCTAG